The window TAACTTCCATAGAGTGTTTAGAACTTGAATCAATGCATAATCTTCAATCTCTGAATCTTCAGGTATGCAAACAATGATAATACCAACTTATAGAACTTGACTGGCCtcttgcatatatatatatatatcattatacatttcctttttggttgtTATGTTACTTTGTCATGTAAACCTGATTTAATGTTTGTTTATTTGGTATAAATGTTGAAGCATAATCAACTTGGTGATTGTTGGGTACCGTCATGGATATGTTGCAATTTGGAGGGAAATAACGGGGATCTAGATGAATCTGCTGCAATGGATGTGTATGAAGGTGATATGTCCTTGTAAATAGGCCATtcttattctctctcacacactgTCACACATGCACAAATACATACTCAACATGCATGTGTTTTGGTGTGATTTTAGCCCTAGTAATGTTCACTATGTTGGCATGATGCAGGCTCTACTGAAGTGCAATCCATTCATTTGAGTGGATTCTCTCCTAATCATCGAAGTTTATCTGCCCGAAAGAGTAAAGGATGGAAACGCCgatataatttgaaaacaaaagcTCGTCAGGAGCGATTGAATAACTGCAGGAAGTGGAAGGGAGATGTTACAAGCCGATGCACTTTGGAAAAATGCATCACTTGCAGAGTGGTTGAGCATAGTGATGCTACCCCGTCAGAAGGTTTATCTACTGTTGAGGATGCAGAGATGGATCAGAAAGATATATTTCCTGCAGGGGATACACATGAGTCAACATCCAATGGAATGAATAAGCTCACAACAGATGGAAGGTCTATGGATGGCTGCTCATGTTCAGCAACTGATTCTGTCAGCTCTCAGTCTAGTGCAGTTTTGGGTTCTGTTTCTGATGCTGTGGAGGTGCATGATGAAGTTTCATCTTCTGAAACATCTAATTGTGCACTGAAGTACAAAAGGCATTCGGATAACGATCTCGATAATCCCAAGCCCCCCAAACACAGAAAACCAACCAGTGACCCCTATTATTTGTCATGCCAATACAGTAAAACATCATTTTGTGCGGCTGGAGATCGTCTACCTGATGGCTTTTATGATGCTGGGCGAGGTCGGCCATTTATGCCACTGCCAAGTTATGAGAAAAGTACTCATGTTAACTCACGAGAAGTGATTCTTCTTGACCGGTAAGTGCTTTCTTATGTGATATTCTGTTCAAGATATACTGAATAAGGTGCTTTATTTTGAACTAAGTAGGCTCCTGTCATGTGGTCAATTTGTTGACTTAATTATCCTATGGTCTTATAAAATATACATACTTGATTGGTGCCATGCCATACACAATTTGATTGTTTGTGTTTCTTATCAGGGAAAGGGATGAGGAATTAGATGCCGTTCTTTTGCGTGCTCAAGCCTGGGTTTGTCGATTTAGAAATATAACTATAAACGAGCAAAGAGATTTAGCATCTGATACTTTTCAGACTGCATCACTGCTTGCTCTTTTTGTGTCAGATCATTTTGGCGGAAGTGATAAAAGCGCTATTGTCCAAAGGGCACGTAAATCTGCTTCCGGTGCAAACCATGGTAAACCATTTGTGTGTACTTGTGCAGCTGGGATGATTTTTGACACTAATAAAGCCAACAAGCAAAGGATGGACAGTGTAGAAGAATCTGTTTCCCTTGATATCTGTGAGAAATCTCTTCACTCAATAAAGGAAGGACGTGGTTCCATTATAGTTCCTATTGGTGGTCTGCAGTTTGGTGTTTGCAGGCATAGAGCCTTGCTGATGAAGGTACACCTTTTAGTTAGTTGCTTATCTTTCTTATCGTGGATCAGTGCTTTAACTCATACAACCTGAAATTTGTTTCTTCACTGTAGTATTTATGTGATCGCATGGAGCCTCGAATCCCTTGTGAACTAGTGAGGGGTTACTTGGACTTTTCGCCGCATGCCTGGAATGTAGTCATTATCAAGAAAGGAGAGTCATTGGTCCGCATGATAGTTGATGCATGCCATCCTCTTGACATCAGGGAAGAATGTGACCCTGAATATTTTTGCAGGTTAGCATTTTTTAGGTATATACCCTTGAGTCGGGTCAATGCTGTGGTTGACCAAGATTTCAATTCTAACTGTCCATTCCCTTCTCTATCTATGTGTGATGAAATAGAGAAACTGGCGCACACCTCCCTAATGTGCTGTAATATTGGATCATTGGAGGCTGCAGTAAAGGTATGGTTCACGTTTGTTCCTATATCTACTTGTGCTTGAAATAACTTGTGAAAACACTTCTGTTAGCTGTCattaaattttgacatttaaAGTAGCCTTGTCATCCATCTGTTACTACATTTGCATGGTGTATGTGTCCTGTTTGAAAGCCTTGTCATGCCAATATGCAGGTAAGGACGATTGATATATGTGAGGGTGGGGCTTCTGCGAATGAAGTGCGGAACTTTGAGCTATCCTGTTTAGGGGAAGTCCGAATGCTGAGCGTCTTAAAGCATTCATGCATTGTAGAAATCTATGGTCATCAGATATCATCCAGCTGGTCTATGGCGTCTGATGGAAACTGCGGTGGTCGTACATTACAATCTGCTATATTGATGGAGAACATAAAAGGAGGCTCCTTAAAGGTAAATTAAAGTTCTGTCCGGACTTGTTTGCTTCGTATATTATTGGTGTCTAATCTGCAATTGTGTTTCAACTTGACAGAGCTATGTGGAAAAACTCTCGAGTGATGGCGAGAAGTATGTTGCTTTAGACGTGGCACTATCTATTGCAAGAGATGTAGCGTTTGCATTGACAGAAATACACGACAAAAACATCATCCATCGTGACATAAAGAGTGAAAACATTTTGATTGACCTTGACAAAAAGCAGCAGGACGGAACGCCTACAGTGAAGATATGCGATTTTGATCGGGCAATCCCTCTTAACTCTTACCTGCATACTTGCTGCATCGCACACTTGGGGATACCTCCTCCCAATATTTGTGTAGGGACTCCTAGGTGGATGGCTCCCGAGGTGTATGATGCAATGCATACACAAAGCATTTATGGATTGGTAAGCGTAGTAGTCAGAAGTTGACTGAGTTTGTTTGTTATCGAGCAACACCTAGTTTCAGCAGATTcttttgttgtgttgtttttgaCAACGTGTGTTTATTTGCACAGGAAGCGGATATTTGGTCGTTTGGCTGTCTGCTTCTGGAATTATTGACATTACAATTCCCTTATTTTGGAGTGCCAGACACCGAAATTCATAATCTTCTGCAGGTATGCCTTTTCATTTCACCCCCTCCCCCTTATATGCAATTCACAATTAACTATGAGATTTAGAACATAGAAATATGCCTGGAAGGCTTTTCATCCTAAATGGAAGGCATTGCTTTGGAATGTGATATCACTGTTGTGttattattatctttatatGTTAACAAAACTGGAccattttctgattttgagTTTGATCTTTCAAGTTTTACTGTAATAGAACTTAGTGCTGCTAGATATTTGGCTTAGTTGCTCGAGTACATCAGGGGATGGGATTAAACAAACTCCTTTATCTATGCAGGAGGGAGAGCGACCCAAAATGACAGACGAGCTGGAGGCATTGGCTCAATCCATAGAGGAGCTTGAGACGGAGCCTGAAACCCTCAGATTTCTCTGTAAACTCTTCCATCAGTGTACAGAAAAGAACCCTGCTGATCGCCCATCAGCAAAGAAAATCTACGATGCGTTGCTTACGCAAATGAGTTCAGCTACTTGCTCGAAGAGCTCAGACGAATAATAGTTCTTTTGTGGGAGATCTGTTCgcttagatttcaagaatTTTGTAGTTCTTTGATATTGCGGGACTAACAACATTTAGCTGAATTACACGGAACTAGGATTTTTGAAACTTGATTCCATACATAATTAGTTGTATACTTATCAAAATCACATTATGATTAATGTAACTTCTctatgaaattttgaattttgagtacttaagatataaaatattctgGTTGCACTTGTTTTTTAGGGTTTATTCTTTAGTTATATTCTGAAATTTGACATTGCGTTGTGACTTTAGTATGATTTATGGCgttcattttcaaaatttccgACCAACCGAAGTTAATAACGACCGTGAGAACCTGGCATGatagtatttaaaaatacaaatacaaattgaatgtgtgtgtgattagatatcatgaactagaaaagagaaatgcttaaaagaaacaaaaggtgTTACTCTACCATTATTAGCAGAAACTACAACTATCCATGTTTTACATATCTGATTAGAGGGGGAAAAAGCTGCACGCATTTTTACAATTGAAATCCCCTAATCACTGAACCTAGCTGTTAGTACTTCTCTTTCAACACTAATACATGACTctctttacattttctttaaGGGCCGGCAGGGGACGAACACCTGACTCGCCAGCTACTCGTGCACCTTCCACTACGTCCGCATCCATATAAAATCTTGCTCGGAAAGCAGCCAAATGGGCATGCCAGAGGAACTGTCACACCAATAACAGAAGGATGACCATTGAATAATCATCTCTTGAGCagatttcaatttaattattgaaaatgatgaatatTTGCAGTAGTAACTAAAGACACTCTGGCAAAAAGGATTCGTAATTCTGTCTCTACCTAATTATTgtagcatatataattaaatatatattatatatttattatataataaaatgtagttTTGAtccaatttatatatatttttatataatttagtgagaagtaaaatattattaaatcaaattgtggataagtataattaaattttggagaaatgtaaatatacattatataaatatatacctaatatattaaaacttatatttaattaaatatatatatatatgacaaTACTGAAATTtagtgtaataaattattaaagtttattaaatagtagtaacaaatttattatttacaataaattataaagaattaatcaatttataaaaataataattaatcatagaatgaatgaaacatttattcattgattataagaataattaaagttattgTTATACCACAACAATTGAAGTGGTGGAGTGGTAATGGAGTTGGATTTACATACATGAGATCTATGGTTTGAATCCCATTGGACacgaatttttgaaaaaaagttgaaaatttcaaaaaaccGGTTCGACCGGAAACAGATCAACCTCTCGGCGGTTTTAAGTGGTGAACCGGACCGGACTGAGCACCGGTTCACGGCTGAACCGGTCCAACCGACCGGTCGGTTTTTAAATACACgaacttttaatattttctgatttattCCCACAACAAATTTTggcaaaattaaaacttacGTTGAGTACACGTAGCATATTGTCATCTACGTGGCGAAAGGTGACAAATCAATATAACATGTTAGATTAGAGTTTTTTATAAactgtcattttctttttctttttgttttggtaaTTACCAAGGGTATCCACCGGCGGGCCCAGTGATTGTTCCCCGCGCTGATTTGTAGGCACCTCAATGGATGGAACATCTGGCCAAGGTAGTTGAGTTGTATTCCTTATTTCTTTATTCCAaaatagttgagtcatttctttttttgtgaaaatataattccctctattattttactttctcttcatttcttctattttattccctctcttactttcatTTCCCCACTTTAACCTTTAacaatcaatttcttaaattcagTGTCTAAAAGAAATGCCCCAACTACGTTGGGCAGTGGGAGAcgattagatttttttaaactttccCTTCCAATGAACAATTTCAatcaatgatttttttttataaatgttagTGATTTAAGATTTAcaatgatttttgtttttcaaattgCATTTGGCTATTTGATTAGAATGGTGAccgttttcaattttatatactactacctccgtcccacaataaatgtcatattttgacatttcggtccgtccacagtaagagtcatattttaattttaccataaatagtaagcaAACCCCACATTCTACCAACtaattctactcacattttattataaaactaatatatatatataaatgggATAAATgatccactaacttattcaacccacttttcattacattttttaaaactcgtgcccacaCTAAATGTGCCACTTAATGTGAGACGGAAGTAgtaatactttatatttacGATTTGAGTGATTATGTAAAATTTggatatactcatattttattttgattatattttattacttaaatgatgtaattttaaaaatgttaatgaaatattataaaaaaatacactctccataaatttaataaatataaattaatatttgtgtctaaattttaaaagtgttggacattaaactatttataaaaatgtgttgttGGGGAAAAACTCAGAAAATATCGAAGTTTGgtgaattttctaaaaaatttcaatgtttAGGTGATATTCTAGAAAATCAATAAagttagtatatttttcagCTTCAATTCTCGCCGCTTTTTGCAACGTTGGCACTTCCGACGTACAAATCAGctttaatttaaagaaaaattattttttggataaaatagaaaaaccaaaattcatg is drawn from Salvia hispanica cultivar TCC Black 2014 chromosome 6, UniMelb_Shisp_WGS_1.0, whole genome shotgun sequence and contains these coding sequences:
- the LOC125194614 gene encoding LOW QUALITY PROTEIN: uncharacterized protein LOC125194614 (The sequence of the model RefSeq protein was modified relative to this genomic sequence to represent the inferred CDS: inserted 1 base in 1 codon), with protein sequence MQIKELEKIEASSAKNQEITARTGKSEASVENCAAKASNLSSVIDVSGKVLDFPLVSGDESTVNELFMYKNELNLLPRDVGRFKXFKTLKFFANELNLFPEEFRNLVELQCLQVKVTEPGVSGLELSELGNLKELELSRVPPRPSAFPILREIAGLKHLTKLSVCHFSIRYLPPEIGCLSNLEDLDLSFNKMRNLPVEITLLNSLVSLKVTNNKLVELPLGFSHLQSLESLDLSSNRLTSIECLELESMHNLQSLNLQHNQLGDCWVPSWICCNLEGNNGDLDESAAMDVYEGSTEVQSIHLSGFSPNHRSLSARKSKGWKRRYNLKTKARQERLNNCRKWKGDVTSRCTLEKCITCRVVEHSDATPSEGLSTVEDAEMDQKDIFPAGDTHESTSNGMNKLTTDGRSMDGCSCSATDSVSSQSSAVLGSVSDAVEVHDEVSSSETSNCALKYKRHSDNDLDNPKPPKHRKPTSDPYYLSCQYSKTSFCAAGDRLPDGFYDAGRGRPFMPLPSYEKSTHVNSREVILLDRERDEELDAVLLRAQAWVCRFRNITINEQRDLASDTFQTASLLALFVSDHFGGSDKSAIVQRARKSASGANHGKPFVCTCAAGMIFDTNKANKQRMDSVEESVSLDICEKSLHSIKEGRGSIIVPIGGLQFGVCRHRALLMKYLCDRMEPRIPCELVRGYLDFSPHAWNVVIIKKGESLVRMIVDACHPLDIREECDPEYFCRLAFFRYIPLSRVNAVVDQDFNSNCPFPSLSMCDEIEKLAHTSLMCCNIGSLEAAVKVRTIDICEGGASANEVRNFELSCLGEVRMLSVLKHSCIVEIYGHQISSSWSMASDGNCGGRTLQSAILMENIKGGSLKSYVEKLSSDGEKYVALDVALSIARDVAFALTEIHDKNIIHRDIKSENILIDLDKKQQDGTPTVKICDFDRAIPLNSYLHTCCIAHLGIPPPNICVGTPRWMAPEVYDAMHTQSIYGLEADIWSFGCLLLELLTLQFPYFGVPDTEIHNLLQEGERPKMTDELEALAQSIEELETEPETLRFLCKLFHQCTEKNPADRPSAKKIYDALLTQMSSATCSKSSDE